In Streptomyces sp. ML-6, the genomic stretch AGCAGCCCGACCACGTTGATCGTGTTGCCGCACGCGTTCACCGGGATGTGGATCGGCGCCTGGATGTTGTTGCCCGAGACCAGACCGGGGCTGCCGAGTGCGCCACCCTGGGCGCCGGAG encodes the following:
- a CDS encoding chaplin is translated as MIKKVVAAAAVTGGLVLAGAGMAVADSGAQGGALGSPGLVSGNNIQAPIHIPVNACGNTINVVGLLNPTFGNTCVNA